The DNA segment TATCTTACTATCTCATAAGCCATTCACTACAAGTCGCACGGCTACGTGCCCAGACCACCACCTTCACTGCCTCCTTTTTCTTCCGAACTGCCAAAGACTGGACTGGCCTTCCCAGTGACATCGCTGCTACCACCCGCCCATCTTCATTTTTACAATTTGTAATTGACCATTTTGTTCGATGATTAATTACCACGATATTTACGCTGTCTGCATtaaaacccaccccttatgtgaTGTCCCTACAGAGGACTTTTAAGGTTATAaactgacctgacctgacctgacctgaaaCCACAAAGCAGCACCTCTGGCATCGCCTCAGCATCTTAGATGCTTTCTTGCACTTGACATGCACATGCTTTCTTACACCACAATACCACTCGGCAGTCCCCAATTCTACCCCACCCCCTCCAACCCGAGATGACTGGCTCACCACAAACTCTCTACCAGCACAACAAATACCTTGACCAAACACGTCAACTCCTTACGGGCAGCTCCTAGAGGGCGATCTTTCGAAGCCCTCTTCTCATACCTTTTTGCTATCTCTGCTGCTTTACCTCTGGGATATTGTGCAGCATTTTGTGGAAAACCAGCAAAAAGACAGGCAAGTTCTAGAATGCTGCATTTTGGCACTTATACGCACACTTAGGCAAATGCCTAGATTTCCGGGCCCTAGTGGTGATAAGTTAGGTTACAAAGCATATTTTGTGAGCCTGCAGCTCCTGGCTTCAGCGCAGGCTGTCACTTTCTCTGCTCACAGTTTCAGTGTAGCCCCATGCTTTCAACATCTTCAACGTTCTCTGGTGCTTCCGTTCACATGTGGAATGCGGCAGCTCAGCCCAGAAAGGTTTAAAAACTCTTTACTACAACCACTAACCTACATGCAGCAATTATAAAAAGGCATCCTCACGCTTCTGCAATTCAGTTGTGTATGCACACTGCAGGCAAATATTAACCTTGCTATTGAAGACAGTTACGTCCTCTAATTAAAACCCTGTTTCATTTAAACTGATTTCAGCCCCCCTGGAGTTCGGATTAACTAGGTTCCACTGTAGAGTTAAAGTGCTGGGTGTTTGGGGTAAGGCATTAGCACAGATGAGAGATCAGCAGAAAAAGACAATCCTGGTTCCACTTAAAGAGATTTTTACATGGTTCACAGCAAAACAACCCATGTATAGACAAACAAAAATTTACTACTTCAAATAACCAGCAAATAACAATAATGGTAGCTAAAGCATAATTCCATAACACGGAACCTTTGAGAGGCATAAAATCCAGATAGGAGTGCTTATTTTAACGAAGATTAGCCCATCAAAATATGCTACTAAAAAAGTTGAAAACTGCTATGCACTCCTTCCATAATCATACTTAAAGTCCTTTTTAGTTGGCCCTGTAAAGCTCAGCCAACTTCAATCAAATCCCTTGTAAGGTACACAAGAGGTCACTCGGAGTGACGGTGCAAATGCCGATAGCAAGCTTAAAGGAAGACCTCAAGCTGACATGTTGCATGTTAAAGGCCAGTGTTTGTGCACTGCATTCAAGTATTGGCAAAAACGGCAGTGGCTGCCAGTATGACCCTTGCATCCTGTTTTACCATGTATTCTCATGCCTATGGTCTCTCCCCAGGATAACACATTTAGCAGCTGCTAAAAACTGTCAACAAAGACTCCCCACGCATCGACTAGACCTTGCACTAGAAACAAACGTCCAGGAGCCGCTCAGAGGCCTGGGGACCTTTTACATGCCTCTTTGAGTCCAGAGTCAAGCTAGCAGCATGTGCAATGCTGGGGGCAGTGGACACAGATAGCCACCGTCCTGGAAGAGGTCAGCAGCAGAAATGTGAATGGTCACTTCTTGAGCGCCCACTGGAGGTCATCCGAGCGTGGCCGGCAACCTGTGAGGGCAGAAATGACTGCTTCCAAGGCTGGCcagaagcgcagtttctccagtgggTAGTTGAGCCAGCCAGTGGTGATGCAAAAGTAAGTCTCATGGGGTGCAACATGGTGGATTCGGTGGTGCTGTCGAGGCAGCACTACATGCCACTCCTGTAGCAGCGTCACCCATCGTGGCAGTCCAAAGTATGTATGCGACCACTTGTGAATCTGCAAGATAGTGAGTGACCAGCAATCAACAAAGCCCTCATATGGCACATGAAATGTGCCTGCCTGTATAAAGAGGAGTCAAAGTGATTTACACACTTGAGATTGGCAACCTTATAAACTAGAACCAGAGAAAGCATGCTTTCTGTGGAGGCAACTAGCACTGCCATTTTATCTTTTCCATGGGCATGGTGTGTACACCAAGAGAAACTAATCACAATAGCTAAGACTTTGTAATAGCAGAAACACAGTAAAAGCAAAACGTGAAAAATGTCAGGTGAACGATTAGTGTCACAGGGCTGCTGAACTGCAACTGCAGCAAAGTTCACAAGCAGCTAGCTGTCTCACTTCTCAATAAACACTTCAACCGCACTGTGAGGAAACCGCATACCTGGTTGGTGAATGCCACAAACAGGGCCAGAAGGAAGAGAAAGCAGTTCCAGTGGTATGTGGCTAGAATGGCCTGTGGAGGCTTGGAAGCAAAGCCCCAGGCCATGCTGGCTAGCACTGGAATCGGCACCATGAAATTGTCCCCATTGGTCTCAATGAAGTCATGCCGCGTGATTGATGTTGGGTCAATATGATGCTCCCGGAAAGGACGGATGAATGCCTGCAGTAGCATCAAGGGTAGGGATTTTACTGCTGCATTGCTTATGCTGCTAGTGTATTTAGCTGCTATGCTGGTCCCGATTTACTGAAAGACAATGTTAGAACTTTCAAAATTAATTTTGAAACTGACCACAATACAAAGTGAACCATTACACATGCATGCATCAAGAAACAGTCTTGCAGTGACATAAAGAGCACAATGATCACAGTATAGCATGAACTTGAATTGTACACctagccaattttttaacagtatcgcgcaACCGTCGACCACCCGGCTTGTCAGCGCCCTATGACATGGAGTGGCGAAACAAGTGACGATAAGTGCATTTGTGACACATGTGCCTATTCTCGCTTCTTTTACCACTCCGTGCCAAGATAGGACACTAACAAGCTGGCTGGTCGGTGGTCGTGCGGTACTGCTAGAAAATTGACCAGATGTACATGCCCACACAAGCCTTTCGCAGGTTTTGTGGGTATGTGCAATGCAAATCTATATAATTTCAATATACCATTAAGGCTACAATGTTCACTGCCCTGAAAATTGCATAAAGAAtgttaatgatttttttttccatataaCACAGCAACATTTTATTTCAGTACACTTTCATGAAGTGCTTTTTTGATAGAGCTAATTATTATACTTATTTGCAAACGGCACTCAAGCTCTTTGGAGCAGCCACAGCTCTCCCTAGGACTCACTTTAAGGCCATGAGTGTGTAATGTTATCCTTAACAGTTCTCTACTCACTTGTTAAAAACTTTCTCCATGCATTACAGATTTTAAGTTAATATGAAAAGAACATTGCCCTGCAAAGGCTTTTGAAATAAACTATTAAAAAAGGTACAGGAGAATGAACTCTGCTTCCATTTGTACACTCACCAGCAATGAAGGGCATACTGGCTAGGATTATGAATGCTGTCATGTGCATGGCCACAGGGCAATAAAAATGTCTCAAGTGCTAGTTATTTACATCACAATTTTCCCCCCTAATTCACTGAAGTCTGCGACTACATCACAAGAAGTCAACATCACCTTGGCATGCAAGTCTGGATGAAAGCACCCAGGCACTAACTGCCTCTCACGAGCTCATCTCAACCCACTGCTGAAAAGATATGACAATACATTCCGGGAACCTATCAGTGCCAGTACTTTTGTGTAGGCACAGCAGCTTGGCCCTAGGCCACAAGGCTTGTGTACAGGTGTGGCCAAAATTATATGGAGCATACTGCAGTGTTTGAGCTGTTTATGCGTTACACAGTGAAAACATAAAGATTGAGGGCGTATGCCGGAGCGCATCCGCAGCATTTATTAGCGTATGTATCAAGCATCTTGTAATTGTCGCTAAGTAAACACGTGAGACGAATTTGATTGCCGAAGTGTGCTGCATTTATTATGGCCACGACTGTGCCTGGAAGGCAAGATTGCTTCTCTGCCAGCATCACTTAGGCATGGCTTGTCCTCATTCTGCCTGCAGAATGACATCATTATGAAAAAGTTCACACCTAACAAGGCCCCCCCCATCCTCTTGTTGTCCCTACAAGGGAAGAAATTCGACAAGCTTCTCATTACGGCCCGACCACAGGCTGCCTCAGATTCGTGCATACACTCTGAAGAATTCCAATACCAACAAAGGAACATCGGGGAGCTTCCTCTGTTCAGTTTGTCACCCCTGGCTTGTCTAATGTGCATATGCACAGGAGTGATGCCGTCAAATGCAAGGCTATGGCATAGCTGTGGGCTGCCCCTGCTAAGCAACAATTGCATACAAGCTTCGTCTGTGTGTGTGCAAGGCGCGATTCTGATTGGTAGCACCCAGTTTCAGCACTGGGTGAGTGAAATGGGCGAGTGAAATGCGTTTTCATCTGGTCTTTTTGTTTTGAACTTTCTAAGTGGAATAACTTCAAGTTGCATACTCTGATTTATATAATTTTTTTGCACTGGTCTCTGGAACATACAAGGAATCCATCCATTTAATCAGATTAATTGGCACTGAAGAAAACACTGTGGTGCCCCTTTAAATAGCACAGAGCCAACAGCCTCAAGCACTCTCGTCCTGACAGTGCATTACTGTCACCACGGCTCAGCTACTTTCTTTTGTTGTGAGAATAAGTTCTCTCAATAAACAGCTGCTGCTGAGGTATTTGTTCACTTTTCTCCCTGCCTGTAGCCACTGCGACATGACAGCTAGTATTCGCCACTCTAATGACTACTTAACCAGAATTTAGGAGCCTGGTTAAGTCTGATATTTTATGACTATGGGTACAATATACCAGCAGAACTTTGCTAAAAAAATGTAATTTGGATTCACAGCTCATATTTTTGATTTTCTGCAGGGCCAGTGAATGCTCTTTTAGCACTGTTATACCACAAATCCAATTTTTTACTAGCTGTGGCTCATTATTTACTTGCACCACCAAATGAGAGCCCCGTTATTTGAAATTCTTCTGGTTTTAGTAGTTTCCTGTTTTTGATTTATAGTCTTTTTTTGTCCCTGAATCATTAAGCAAGTGCTCAACATTTCCTATGTACTACACCACAGTTTTTCAACTAAGTGTAAAAATGGGAGGTATGAGAGCAGCATAAAACaaagacaggaaaaaaaagcaTACATAAGTGCAGTGTACGGATAACAACTTGTGTGCTTACACCCGTAAAGAGAATAGGTGCAATAATGCTCCTCTATTCTTGCAATCCTATAGATCTCATGTCCATGCCCACTGGATGACCACATGTAATGATAGAAAAGTTGATGCCGAGTCTGAGGTCTATAAATAAGTCCTTGTTGCACTTAGGTGTCTGCCCATCAATCTGCAGCCTTTGTCCATTCAGCTGTTAAGAAACTCTGGACATCAACCCTACAAGTTGTCATAATTAAATCTGCACATCTTTGAAGAACAAAGGGTTTTACATGAACAAAACCAATTATCCCTTGTAAGCAGTTGTGTATTGCAGCCATATTTTTTAATGCGCCGGGCTAAATAGTTAAATAAGACTAATTACCTAACTTTTTATAAATACATTTACGAGTAAATGAGTTGAAGTTGTAGGCAATATTGAGAAACAGCAGATACAAGCATCTTTGCAAAGTTGCATTTTGTGTGATGGCTGTTTGCTTTACTTGCAATAATCATAATATTATAACTGGCTATGAGGACACGAAAACCGGAGTAACTGTCTCGCTCTGAGCGGACACCTCAAGCGTGCCACGAGGAAAGGATGAagaagtgagtgaaagaagaaagtgagaTAGAGGCACTGTAGTAGAGGGTTCCAGAGTGGTTTCAACCAcccttttttttaatgcgtgcCAACATTGCCCAGCACATAGgtgttttttgcatttcgcctccgtcaaaatgtGGCTGGTGAATAAAAATGCTCTAGGGAATATAAAAGTATGCCACGTGACAATGCATATCAGGATTTTCATAGCCTCAAGAGCATGCTGAAACTGCTGTCAACATCACCTTCACTGTGCTCTGCCAGACAAGGTTTCATGTTTGAGCTAGCAGCAAGATTCTTTAAAATCCTGATAGACCCTTCCCTTGTAACAGGCAAGGACCACACTTGTTCCGGCTCAGTCGAAAGCAATCAGAGCACACCAGTGGTGACCAAACTGATCGCAGTGCATCACCATATGCCTTAGACACCCCAGCAGTGCCAGCTAAAACTGAGAAGCACAGCTGTGCATCAAAAGTTAGTTGTCCTCCACTGCTTTTTGCCTTTCCTATCAAATGTCTGGGCTTGATGGCACTGTTTTGAAAACGCTGTGACAGGGGCTTCTTTGGTGTCACCATGCAGCAACAATCCGACAGGGACAGCCCCAATTCCGCTCACTGCTCATGCGTGTGGATGCGCTATGTTATCAGCTGCCACTAAGATGGTCGTAAACTTAATACACCTACTTTGTGGCTTAAATTCTGAGAAGGTCTCTTTGTGGCACTCAAGTGTGCAAGGCATATGGCGCATGATGAATGAGAGGAGGCATGTAATAAAGTCCTTTGATGATGTCGCTGATTTCGTATGAACTGGCTACGTCTCTTTTTAGCTTGGTGAAACAAGACATATGCTCTTCTTGAAAGAAAGTGCACAAAATGGTACACAGCACTGAAGAAATTGAGAAGGACACGGCACTGAAGTTTTACTGCACTCATCTTGCCTATCTCACCATTTGTTTCGTGtgctttgtttaaaaaattcatgAACCAAACACCCACCAGTTGCATATGCAGTAGAAAATGATGCAAAAAAAGTTCACACCACCATGCCATATGCGACAAACATGAGGGGACTGCACTGTGTCCCTAATTAAAGGCAGCCGCCGTTCGCTTTTTTTGTGCAATGGCCCTCTCCTTACTAAGCAACTTATGATAAAGAATAATGAAATGTGCATACAGACTGGGAGCAAAAAACTGTGTACCATCGACAGGATTCTTTCATATCTTTCTTTCCACTGCTCTAAACTTGCAAGTTTAGAGTGTAACACGAGTGTAACACCTAGCTTTTGCAGCCAAAACCTAGTTTGGTTACAAATTTGCTTCAACAGACAAATGTGGTACATCTCACTCATATTAATATGTATCTGTACATAAAGCATTCCAAGTTTTTTTGCTCAAGCATTGAAGACGGTGACATAACTGCAGATTAACGGCTTCAATGTGTCGTGAGTCACTGGTGGGTCACGTCGTGCCCTTGCTCTGCAGCATGAATACTGAGTGGTGCTATGAAGTCGTATGTGGGATCGCTCAGGTTTTTCGAACAGCCTGTGAAAAACACATGCCAGGTTACTATTGATGTGTTGTTGGTTACAATAAGTTGACTTCGCCGGAGGCTCACTGGTGGGTCATGCCATACACAAGAAAATCTAAGCAAATCTATATGCCCTGTTTGGAATGAGGACGTTTGTACAATCTAAGGTCGTCCCCAGGAGCTTTGGTGTTGTCTTGTGTATCTCTTGGAGCGGATGCCCCTTTGTTTACATGTACCACATGCATGTGCAGTATGGGACTCTGACATTTCTTGTTGACTCACACTTCAATTAGTGCAAAACCACACAGCCAGATTCATCCACTTAAATTACTTTTATCGTTCTAGCGTCACTGCCATCTAAAGCTAACCTACCTGACCTCGAGATAGGGCCAAAATCTACAGACTGACCTCTTTCACAAATTTTATCACTTATTCCTCGCAGATTTTAAACAAGCTCATCAAGTCTCCCTTCGTACTCGTCACACTAAAGCCGTTTATGTACTTTGCGCACTTACTACTGCATACCTGCATTCTTTCTTTGTCCaactggaatgatcttcctgtcAAAAGCACACTCCACACCAGCATTGCTTATTTAAGAAACGCCATCGAAAATGTTCTGCTCTAAACCCAATGTTATTTATTTCATATTAATATTTTGTATTGCACTGTATTTCCCCCCATGTAATATCCCTTACAGGAGTGTTTGAGGTGTAAAATAAATAAAGTCTAGTGGGAAGGTGGCGCGACATCAATGTATGTTGCGGAGGGGGCCAGCCACTCTTTTAGCTATTCTCACCTTCAGCACAATTATCTGGAAGAGGGGACGTTGCATATAGCGAACGCAGGGAGGAGAAGGGGTGCCTCTAAACACCTGTTTCCATTCATCGGGGAAGTCGACGTGCCCTTCTGTGGTGGATTAGTGCGATGCACTTTCTTGGCGCATTTTCCCTGCTTACAAGAGCGCAATATGCCAAAAAGCTGATACAATGTATTGCGGTAGCATTCATGTAAAAGTGACTATTGATGTGATATGCTAAAAAGTTGATCGATGCGCTACTTGTCATATTCATGTAAATGCAACTTATGTGAATATACAGAAACTTCTGTTTAGATACACATTAATGTGGTCACACTGCTGACTAATGTTTTTCTGAGTGGAAGGCCTCAATTCTTGCCTGCAACTGGATTTGGCCTATCTAAATGGTGACCAGAAGGGCACCTGGCGGCATGCGCAAAAAAAACAGaagtagaaaaagaaaacaggggaGGTCAGACAAACTCTCCCCTTTTCCTTGTCACCTCCAGTGCCATAACAGTGGTGAATTTGTCATTTGGGGTCAAGGCGTGTTGCTCGTGCACTTTCGGCACCATGCAAAAAATTTAGTTATGGGTAAAGGAAAGGCACAGTACCTGCCTTACGATCAGTACACCTCAACCACACTGTAAGGCAAGAAAAAgaaggggtgaaagaaggaaagcaaaaagagacgccgcagtggagggctctaaattaatttcaaccacctgagctTCTTTAGCGTACACCAAACGTCCCAAAGCACATGGGCGTcctttgaatttcgcctccataaaaatgcggccACCACGGCCAGGACTTGATCCCGCGTCCTCATGCTCAGTGGCCCAATGCCGTAACTACTGAACAATCTCGGTGGGGGAGACCACGCAAGGTTCGCATGACGCCCGAGGAACGGCAGCGGCGAACAAAACCAGCGAAGTGTGATGACCTCTGCAAAGAACATGCTTCAAGAAGACGTGAGCACCGTCACGACCCCGACCTTCACCATATATTACACGAACCACAGGGCCACCCTCGCAGTCATCGAATAACAGAAAAAAAGTTATCTACAATTTTCGAGTAAAGCATGTTCAATGACTGCATATTCCTCACAACCACGTGTCTGTCAAATACTTTGCAAGTATCTCTCAAAAGCACTCCTTAACTGCTTCTTTCAACAGCATCTTTTTAGGCCACATATACCTATGTCAGGGCACAGCTGCAGCTGTCACTCGCAGCACACTTAAATTGATTGCCCTGTAAATTTTGTTTTCCCTTTTCGCGTATGTGCAGTTTGTCGATGCGTACACACTACAGAGAGTGGGGTACGCAATACTAGAGCCGAAGAGTCCACGGAGATTGTACAAACTACAGACTTACTAGTCAGCTTCCAAGTGCAGCCGACTGCCAAACTGCTCAGTTAAGTGAACAGCTTCATCCACGCTAGGCTTGTCTGCGCAGAAAAACGCCAGGTCATCTGCATAATCTAATACTTTGAGCTCACTATCTCGGACATGAAAACCTCAAATGGCATTGTCTAGCAGAATGCTGATACATAGCGGCTTTAAGTGGAGTGAGAACAGAAGTGGTGATAATGGGCACTCctgtttgacagaagaaaaggtGGATACAGATTGTGATAGACAACCATTCACAATCAAATGGGCAGAGCAATTATAGTCCAGAGTTTGATAGAATACTATCTGGCGAGGAGTCAATATTGCAAAAATAAGCATACACTTGCCAAAATTTCtgaaaaaaggaaacacgacgtttcggacCTTACGAGTCCTGCCGTGTTTCCTTTTTACAGAAATTTTGGCGAGTGTATGCTtatttctgcaacaagagcaattATTGTAGCAAAGACTTGTTCCTTTGTGATGAACTCAACCAACATTAACGTGTTCTAGAAGTGAGAACAGAAAATTGTGCCAGACACGATCAAAGGCTTCACAAGGTCAATTTGAAGCATTGCCAGTTGTTCCTGAGAGTTGCTGTAAAGCTCTAGCACTGTTCGGGCAATATATTTAGGTTAGTATGAATGGAACGGCCCCTCAAACCACATATCTGATCAGGTCCAATGACAATCTACATTGCAAAATGTAGACTATTCGCCAGGACTTCTACAAAAATCTTACTGTCCATA comes from the Amblyomma americanum isolate KBUSLIRL-KWMA chromosome 1, ASM5285725v1, whole genome shotgun sequence genome and includes:
- the LOC144099239 gene encoding plasmanylethanolamine desaturase 1-like translates to MGIRRFVIELCPTIVMLGATPFARFRSLLTDCARGLCGVVTADFLSGLVHWAADTWGSVELPVIGKAFIRPFREHHIDPTSITRHDFIETNGDNFMVPIPVLASMAWGFASKPPQAILATYHWNCFLFLLALFVAFTNQIHKWSHTYFGLPRWVTLLQEWHVVLPRQHHRIHHVAPHETYFCITTGWLNYPLEKLRFWPALEAVISALTGCRPRSDDLQWALKK